From the genome of Pseudomonas sp. WJP1:
TCGTATCGACCGCATCAAGGACATCCCTTACGGGCAACTGACCCTGGCGGTGACCGGCGGTGACATGGAAGCGGCTTTCGCACGCTTCACCGCAGCGGACGTCCACATGGAGGTGCTGCGCTAATGGAAGCCCTGACAAGTTTCTTCGCCAACATCGACTGGTTCGAAATCTGGTTGGCCACTGGCGATACCTTGCTGATGCTTGGTGGTTCACTGCTGTTCACCGTATTGCTGGGCCTGCCGCTTGGCGTGCTGCTGTTCCTCTGCAGCCCGCGTCAGTTGCTGGAAGCCAAAGGCGTCTACGCGATGTTGTCCCTGGTGGTGAACATCCTGCGTTCGCTGCCGTTCATCATTCTGTTGATCGTGATGATTCCGTTCACCGTGTTGATCACTGGCACGTCCCTGGGCGTCGCCGGTGCAATCCCGCCGCTGGTGGTGGGTGCCACGCCGTTCTTCGCGCGACTGGTGGAAACCGCCCTGCGCGAGGTGGATCGCGGGATCATCGAAGCGACCCAGGCCATGGGCGCGACGACGCGGCAGATCATCACCAATGCCTTGCTGCCCGAAGCCCGCCCGGGCATTTTCGCGGCGATTACGGTGACGGCGATTACACTGGTGTCCTACACGGCAATGGCCGGTGTAGTCGGTGCCGGTGGCCTGGGTGACCTGGCGATCCGGTTCGGTTACCAGCGTTTCCAGACCGACGTGATGGTGGTCACGGTGGTGTTGCTGCTGGTGCTGGTGCAGGTCCTGCAAACCGTCGGCGACAAGCTGGTTGTGCATTTTTCTCGGAAATAAAAAGTTCTCGTAAATGACAAATGAGCCGGCCATTCGCTGGCAGGCGCCAGACGGGCGCCTCAAATGGAGTTAGCTGAATGAAAAAACTACTCGTTGCGTTCGCTGCCGTTGCAGCCTTTTCCGCCCACGCCGCCGACACCCTGACTGTCGCCGCTACTCCGGTGCCGCACGCGGAAATCCTCGAGTTCGTGAAGCCGGCCCTGGCCAAAGAAGGCGTCGACCTGAAGGTCAAGGTCTTCACCGACTACATCCAGCCGAACGTGCAGGTTGCGGAAAAACGCCTGGATGCCAACTTCTTCCAGCACCAGCCGTACCTGGATGAATTCAACAAGGCCAAGGGCTCTAACCTGGTCTCGGTTGCCGGTGTGCACCTGGAGCCTCTGGGCGCTTACTCCAGCAAGTACAAAACCCTGGAAGAGCTGCCAAGCACCGCCACCGTGGTGATCCCGAACGACGCCACCAACGGCGGTCGTGCATTGTTGCTGCTGGCCAAGGCCGGTGTGATCAAGCTGCAGGATTCGAACAACATCCTGTCGACGGTCAAGGACATCACCGAGAACCCGAAGAACCTGAAGTTCCGTGAACTGGAAGCCGCGACCATCCCGCGCGTGCTGACCCAGGTCGACCTGGCGCTGATCAACACCAACTACGCGCTGGAAGCCAAGCTCGATCCGGCCAAGGACGCACTGGTCATCGAAGGCAGCGACTCGCCTTACGTGAACATCCTGGTCGCTCGTCCGGACGACAAGGACAGCGAAGCAATGAAGAAACTGGTGGCTGCCTTGCACAGCCCGGAAGTGAAGGCCTTCATTCTCGAGAAGTACAAAGGCGCGGTCGTGCCGGCGTTCTGATTGGCTGAAAGCAACGAAAAAGGGGACGCCAAGTGCGTCCCCTTTTTTGTGCCCATGGACTCGTCCTGAATAAGGTTTACACCTTCTGACCCATTCTCAGGATGGAGTTATGAATACGGGACACCTGCTCAATGACCAATGGCTACGACTGCTATCAAAATGCTTTGGCCGAATGTGTGAATGGGATTGTGAAAACCGTGTTATTGCTGCATCGCCCCAAAGATTTTTCAGAAGCCATCCAGATGGTGAATGAGTCGGTGCAAATCTATAACAACGAGTGGCCTAAAAACACGGACCTTGAAGGAATCCGGTTTGCCGGTGATGGCGATTTCAAAGACGGCATCGCCGGCAAGCCGGGCTCCTACAAGGTTTTGTCAGTTTTACTATCAGTTCTGCTAGTAGACAGTGCGGTGAGTATTGCCGAAGCTGAGCCATCCCAACAGATATCCTCATAGGGGTCGCTCATGATCAGTAATACTCGAGATGTTATATGCAGATATCACTACGATGCGTTGGATCGATTGGTCGGAACGAAGACTGCGAACGATGAGGAACTCCGACGTTTTTATTGCAGAAAACATTTGATAACTGAAATTCAGGGCGTAGTTAAGCGGTCGATATTTCAACAGAACGACTTTCTGCTCGCGCAAAAAAACAAAACGGTCGGCGCCGACCAGACATCATTAATTTTGACAGATCAAATGCGGTCGGTGTTGCAGGCAGTTAACGGCGGTCCATCCGTTCCAATTGTCTATTCGCCTTACGGCCATCGTTCAGATGAAGTTGCAATGCTCAGCCTGTTAGGGTTCAACGGCGAACGGGCTGACCCCATTACTGGATATTATTTCTTGGGTAATGGCTATAGGGCGTTCAATCCGATGTTGATGCGTTTTAATAGTTCGGATAGTGCAAGCCCATTCGGAAAAGGTGGGCTGAACTCGTACGCTTATTGTTCTGGGGACCCAGTTAATCGATTTGATGAAAACGGACATAATTTTCTTCGGAAACTGTTCGGGTTACAATCAAAGCCCAAAACATATAAAATTGTGCACCCCAAACCATTGGTAAAACTTTATCATGAAAATTTCGAAAGTACTCGGCACTTGGCGCCGGAGGAAGTGATACGCCGTGTGCAAGATGCCAAAGGTATTGATTATTTGAGCGCAGGTGATAAAGCGAAATTTGTATTCACTAAAAATAGGGAGTTAATTTTAGGAAAAATCCCTAAATACAATCAAGATTGGCACGGAATACATTATGTTCATCATGGTAGTTTGGTCGCGAATGAGCGTAGTTCGAAAGTTCTGGCTGCTGGATATTTGTATGTGGACGAGGGAGGGGGTATCGCAATAAGTAACAAGTCTGGTCACTACAAGCCGGATTTTGAATCGATTTATATGGTTAGGGACTATATTGAAGACAATGGCATAGCGAAGGAGGTCAAGTTGATTAGCTGGAACAAAAAAGATGACCTTTGAATGTTGCTGCCTCGTTTACGTCGACTTGCCGGCGATGGCGATTTCAAGGCCGCCATCGTCGGAACGCTGCTCGCAGCAAGCCGGCTTCCTACAAACTGTGCGTCATTAATCGTGTTTGAGCATCACCGGCAACTGCGCCACCAGCTTTACGTTATTCAACGGCGCCCGAATGAACCCGCGCTGGGTGCCGTCCGGGCCTATCACCGCGAGGTTACCGCTGTGGTCGACCGTGTAGTTTGGCTTGCTGGTATCGGCCGGAATGAACGGAATACTCACGGCATTGGCAACTTTCTGCAGTTCTTCTACCGACGTTGCCGTCAGGCCGACAAACTGCGGATCGAAGTAGCCCAGGTACTGCTTGAGCTGCTTGGGCGTATCGCGGTGCGGATCGACACTGACCAGCACGATCTGCAACTTGTCCACAGCCTCGGGCGGTAATTCGCTCTTGATCTGACGCAGCTGGGCAAGGGTGGTCGGGCAGATGTCCGGGCAGAAGGTGTAGCCGAAGAACAGCAGGCTCCACTTGCCTTTGAGCTCGTTGATCGCCACCGGCTTGCCATCCTGATCGGTCATCTTCACATCCGGCAGATTGCGGCTTTGCGGCAGGAGAATGATGCCAGCGTCGATCAGTGCCGTCGGATCGCCCTGGCCTTTGCCGGAGAGCACTTTGTTGATGGTCAGGCCCAGGACCAGCGCGATCAGGGCGACAAGGATGAAGACGGTTTTCTGGGTTCGGGTCATAGGTTCAACAATAAGTAGTGGTCAACGAGCAGGGCGATGAACAGCAGGAACAAGTAGTAAATAGAGTACTTGAAGGTGTTGATCGCCGCGTGCGGCCGAGTGCCACGGTACAGCACCACGGCCCATTGCAGGAATCTGGCGCCAAGACCGATGGCGCAGACCAGGTAGAGCAAGCCGCTCATGTGGATCACGTAGGGCATCAGGCTGACGGCCAGCAGCGCGCAGGTATAAAGCAGGATGTGGATTTTGGTGTAGTGCTCGCCGTGGGTCACCGGCAGCATCGGGATGTCGGCCTTGGCATATTCCTCCTTGCGATGAATCGCCAGCGCCCAGAAGTGCGGCGGGGTCCAGGCGAAGATGATCAGTACCAGCAGCAGTGGTTCGGCGCTGACGTGGCCGGTGGCGGCGGTCCAGCCGAGCAGCGGCGGAGCGGCACCGGCCAAGCCTCCGATGACGATATTTTGCGGCGTCGCACGCTTGAGGAATCCGGTGTAGACCACTGCGTAGCCGAGCAAGGAGGCGAGGGTCAGCCACGCCGTCAGCGGATTGGTGAAGGCCAGCAACAAGGCCTGGCCGAGCAGCGCCAGCACCAGGGCAAAGGTCAGTGCAGCGGCAGGAGACACCCGGCCTTCGGCCAGCGGACGCTTGTGGGTACGTGCCATGACCGCATCGATCCGCCGGTCCACCACATGGTTGACCGCTGCCGCACCGCCCGCACACAAGGCAATGCCCAGGTTACCAAACACCAGCACGGTCCACGGCACTCCGGCGCGCGTCGCGAGGAACATCCCCACCAGCGAAGTGATGAGCATCAGCACCACCACTTTTGGTTTGGTCAGCTCCAGATAGTCACGCCAGATCGCCTGGCTGGGACGTTCGCCGATCAGAATCGCCACGGCATCTCTCCTTTTATTGTTATGGGCCCGGCTGAGTGTTTACGCGGGCTGAAACGCCAGCGTGTCGGCTGCTTGACCCGAACCAGGCTGGTCCGGGCGTGGTAATTGACCAGCACCATCGTCAGCAACAGCGCTGCACCCCCGGCGTTGTGGGCGACGGCAATCGGCAACGGCAGGTGCAACAGCACGTTGCTGATGCCCAGGGTGATTTGCGCCGCGAGGGCGATCAGCACCAACCCGGCGAGTCGCGTCATGCCGACGACTTTCAGTTGCCAGGCGAGGCCGAGCAGCACCAGGGTCACCAACAACGCGCCGATTCGGTGGGTCAGGTGAATGGCGGTGCGGGCATCGCTGTCCAGTTGCCCGCCGAGGTAGTTCGGGCCGATGTGCTGGGTCAGGTGAAAGCCGTTGGCGAAATCGGCCGGTGGCAGCCATTGACCATGGCAAGTCGGAAAGTCGATGCAGGCCACGGCGGCGTAGTTGGAGCTGACCCAGCCACCCAGGGCGATTTGTCCGATGACCAGCAACAGCCCCGCGGTCGCCCAGTACTGCAGGCGTCGCGGCACCGTGAGTGCGGGCAACACGCCGGACAGGCGCAAGGTCAGCAGAAACAGCAGGCTCAAGGTCGCAAAGCCGCCAAGCAGGTGCCCGGTGACCACTTGCGGCCAGAGCTTGAGCGTCACCGTCCACATGCCGAACGCCGCTTGGGCGAACACCACTGCCAGCAGGAACAACGGCAGCTTCACCGGTTGCCCAGGATGCCGGCGATGGACCCAGGCCCGACCGGCCAGCACCGAGATCAGCAGCCCCAGCGTGCCGGCGAAGTAGCGGTGGATCATCTCGTTCCAACCTTTATGGGCTTCTACCGGCGTGTCCGGGAAATGCAATTCGGCATGGGCCAGTTGCGCTTCGCTTTTGGGCACGCTGATAAAGCCGTAGCAGCCAGGCCAGTCTGGACAGCCCAAGCCTGCGTGGGTCAGGCGGGTATAAGCACCGAGCAACACCACAATCAGTGCCAGCAGGGTGGCAAACAGTGCGAGGCGAAATCCAGGCTTGGCCATGACGATGCCCTTATCCGATGTTCGACAGTTTCAACAGATGCCGCAGGTCATTGAGCAGATCCTTGCCTTTGACTGACGGGTCGTAGCGCAACACCAGATTGCCGTGGGGGTCGATGATCCACAGGTGTGGAGAGTCATTGCTCTGAGCGCCTTTGGTGTAGGTCGGCAAGTCCAGTGGATAGCGCTGCAACTGCGGGTACTCGCGTTGAAGTTTAGTCTCGTAATCACTGCTCAGCGGCTGCGTGACCGCCAGTGCGTGACTGGCGCGACCGGCATCGCGACCCAGGCCGATCTGGATTTGTCGCGCCAGATAAACCAGTTGCTGGCAGTCCACCGAACACTCTTTCGGTGCCGTCACCAGCAACTGCCAGCGGTCTTCCTGTGCCTGTACGCCAAGTTCGGCGCGGCTTTGTCCGTTGCCAATCAGTTCGCCGTGATAACTGCGACCTTCCGGCACCCAGAAATTCAGTTTGTACATGCCGGTGGCCAGGATCATCGGACCGACCACCCCCAGCACAATCAGCAGTAACTGCAACCGTCCCTTGCGTCGGTTCACCGGCGCTTTTGCCTCAGACATGCTGGGTGGATTCATGGCCGCTCCCATGGTGTTTCTCCTTTGCGTTGTGCCAGCCGAGGTAGAGATAAAGACCGAACAGGGCGATCGACATGGCGAACCACTGCACGGCATAAGCGATATGTTTTTCCGGGCCCGTGGCAACCACTGGCCAATCAGCCTGGTAAGTCGCAGGTCCGGCTTCTGCGCGTAATTCGTAGGCAAAGCCTTCACGGCCCAGGGCTGTCCAGAGTGCGTTGGGGTCAATGGCCGTCAGCAATTTTGGCCAGGTGCTGGTGCTTGGGTCGGCGTGAAGCTGGAAGGTCGCACCGGGCGAAACGTAGACCCATGCATCGAGACTCAAGGCATCGGTCGGTGTGGTGAATTGCGGTGGCGTCCGGCGGTCGGGCCATGGCAGCCAGCCGCGGTTGACCAGCAGCCACAGCCCGGTGGCCTGATCCTGAAACGGTTGCAGCAATTCGACCCCGACCTTGCCGCCGCGCTGGCGGTTATCCAGCAACAGGCTGTGCGCGGCGTCGAACTGGCCGTGCAGGTGAATCCGTCTGAAGGCCGGGTCTGCGGTGTGTTGCAGCTCGGTGCTGGCCATCGGTTCTGCGGCCCGGCGTTCGGTGTAGCTTTGCAGCAGCGCGCTTTTCTCCGCGCCCCGGCTTAATTGCCAGAACCCGAGCGACACCAGCAGGGGCAGCAACAGCGCTACCACCAATGTCGGAATGATGCCCGGCCGAAAGCGCTTCATGGCGTCGCCAGAAAGTCGGTCATCGCGATAGCTATACTCAGATGCATCGCTTGTCCCCCCGGAGTCTCACCATGCTCAAAGCAGCCATCGTCCTGATGCTGATTGCCACGGTTGTCAGCCTGTTCAGCGGCCTGTTTTTTCTGGTCAAGGACGACAGCAGCTCGAACCGCCTCGTCATTGCCTTGAGTGTTCGTGTGGCACTGGCCGCTATCACCGTCGGCTTGATCGCCTGGGGTTTTTTCAGCGGCCAGCTTGTCTCTCACGCGCCTTGGTAACGGTAGGAGCGAGCATGCTCGCTCCTACAGCACATAGACAAAAACGAACAGCCCGATCCACACCACATCCACGAAGTGCCAGTACCAACTCGCCGCCTCGAAACCGAACTGATGTTCGCTGTCGAAGTGCCCGCGCATGACCCGCATCAGCATCACGAACAGGATGATGGTGCCGATGGTCACGTGGGCGCCGTGGAACCCGGTAAGCATGAAGAACGTGGCACCGTAGATGCCCGAACCCAGGGTCAGGCCCAGTTCGTTATAGGCATGCATGTACTCTTCGGCCTGAAAGCCGAGGAACGCAACGCCCAGCAGCACCGTGAGCGCCAGCCAGATTTTTAGCGCGCCGCGATGGCCCTTTTTCAAGGCATGGTGGGCGATGGTCACGGTGACGCTGGAGCTCACCAGTATCACGGTATTGAGCAGCGGCAATCCCCAGGGGCTGATGACCTCCTTCGGTGGTGGGAACAGCTTGGAATCGGGGTTGTTCAGCAGTGGCCAGGTCCACTCGAAGGCTGGCCACAGCATGTGGGCGAGGCCTTTGGTGCCTTCACCGCCGAGTGCCGGGCCGGAGACGTGGCGCACATAAAACAGTGCGCCGAAAAAGGCGATGAAGAACATCACCTCCGAGAAAATGAACCAGCTCATGCCCCAGCGGAACGAGCGATCCATCTGCGCGCTGTACAGGCCGCCGCGACTTTCCTTGATCACCGTACCGAACCAGCCAAAGAGCATGTAGGCCAGCAACAGGCCGCCGACGAAAAAGATCAACGGGCCGTGGGATTCCGGCCGCGCCGCTTTCAGATCGTTGAACCAGGTGGCCAGGCCGAACACCGTGACGAACATCCCGACCGTAGCGATGATCGGCCATTTGCTCTGGGCCGGAACGTAATAATGTTCATGAGTTGCCATTTATTGTTCTCCTTATCGGGCACGCTCAACCGCCAGTATTTACTGCGACCGGTGGATGTCGGGCGGTGATATCGAACAGCGTGTAGGACAGCGTCAGGTGCTTCACATCCTTGGGCATGTCGCGGTCAACGATGAAACGTACCGGCATCTCGATCCGTTGACCGGGCTGCAGCACTTGTTGGGTAAAGCAGAAGCATTCGGTCTTGTGGAAGTACGCCGCCGCGGCGCTGGGCGCGATGCTTGGCACCGCCTGGGCGCTCATCGGGCGATCGGTAGGGTTGTGCGCGATGAAGATCATCTCGTTCACCGCCCCGGGGTTGGCCGTCAATTCGTCGTGCTTGGGATAGAAGTCCCAGGACATGTCGGCGGAATTGGTCGACAGGAACTGCACGCGAACCTGCCGCGAGGTATCGACCGTTTGTTCGCCCTCGTACTGCCCGGCAGTCTTGCCATTGATACCGAATGCCTTGCACATCACGTCGTAGATCGGCACCAGGGCAAAGCCG
Proteins encoded in this window:
- a CDS encoding methionine ABC transporter permease, translating into MEALTSFFANIDWFEIWLATGDTLLMLGGSLLFTVLLGLPLGVLLFLCSPRQLLEAKGVYAMLSLVVNILRSLPFIILLIVMIPFTVLITGTSLGVAGAIPPLVVGATPFFARLVETALREVDRGIIEATQAMGATTRQIITNALLPEARPGIFAAITVTAITLVSYTAMAGVVGAGGLGDLAIRFGYQRFQTDVMVVTVVLLLVLVQVLQTVGDKLVVHFSRK
- a CDS encoding MetQ/NlpA family ABC transporter substrate-binding protein; translation: MKKLLVAFAAVAAFSAHAADTLTVAATPVPHAEILEFVKPALAKEGVDLKVKVFTDYIQPNVQVAEKRLDANFFQHQPYLDEFNKAKGSNLVSVAGVHLEPLGAYSSKYKTLEELPSTATVVIPNDATNGGRALLLLAKAGVIKLQDSNNILSTVKDITENPKNLKFRELEAATIPRVLTQVDLALINTNYALEAKLDPAKDALVIEGSDSPYVNILVARPDDKDSEAMKKLVAALHSPEVKAFILEKYKGAVVPAF
- a CDS encoding RHS repeat-associated core domain-containing protein, which encodes MISNTRDVICRYHYDALDRLVGTKTANDEELRRFYCRKHLITEIQGVVKRSIFQQNDFLLAQKNKTVGADQTSLILTDQMRSVLQAVNGGPSVPIVYSPYGHRSDEVAMLSLLGFNGERADPITGYYFLGNGYRAFNPMLMRFNSSDSASPFGKGGLNSYAYCSGDPVNRFDENGHNFLRKLFGLQSKPKTYKIVHPKPLVKLYHENFESTRHLAPEEVIRRVQDAKGIDYLSAGDKAKFVFTKNRELILGKIPKYNQDWHGIHYVHHGSLVANERSSKVLAAGYLYVDEGGGIAISNKSGHYKPDFESIYMVRDYIEDNGIAKEVKLISWNKKDDL
- a CDS encoding SCO family protein produces the protein MTRTQKTVFILVALIALVLGLTINKVLSGKGQGDPTALIDAGIILLPQSRNLPDVKMTDQDGKPVAINELKGKWSLLFFGYTFCPDICPTTLAQLRQIKSELPPEAVDKLQIVLVSVDPHRDTPKQLKQYLGYFDPQFVGLTATSVEELQKVANAVSIPFIPADTSKPNYTVDHSGNLAVIGPDGTQRGFIRAPLNNVKLVAQLPVMLKHD
- the cyoE gene encoding heme o synthase codes for the protein MAILIGERPSQAIWRDYLELTKPKVVVLMLITSLVGMFLATRAGVPWTVLVFGNLGIALCAGGAAAVNHVVDRRIDAVMARTHKRPLAEGRVSPAAALTFALVLALLGQALLLAFTNPLTAWLTLASLLGYAVVYTGFLKRATPQNIVIGGLAGAAPPLLGWTAATGHVSAEPLLLVLIIFAWTPPHFWALAIHRKEEYAKADIPMLPVTHGEHYTKIHILLYTCALLAVSLMPYVIHMSGLLYLVCAIGLGARFLQWAVVLYRGTRPHAAINTFKYSIYYLFLLFIALLVDHYLLLNL
- a CDS encoding COX15/CtaA family protein, which gives rise to MAKPGFRLALFATLLALIVVLLGAYTRLTHAGLGCPDWPGCYGFISVPKSEAQLAHAELHFPDTPVEAHKGWNEMIHRYFAGTLGLLISVLAGRAWVHRRHPGQPVKLPLFLLAVVFAQAAFGMWTVTLKLWPQVVTGHLLGGFATLSLLFLLTLRLSGVLPALTVPRRLQYWATAGLLLVIGQIALGGWVSSNYAAVACIDFPTCHGQWLPPADFANGFHLTQHIGPNYLGGQLDSDARTAIHLTHRIGALLVTLVLLGLAWQLKVVGMTRLAGLVLIALAAQITLGISNVLLHLPLPIAVAHNAGGAALLLTMVLVNYHARTSLVRVKQPTRWRFSPRKHSAGPITIKGEMPWRF
- a CDS encoding SURF1 family protein gives rise to the protein MKRFRPGIIPTLVVALLLPLLVSLGFWQLSRGAEKSALLQSYTERRAAEPMASTELQHTADPAFRRIHLHGQFDAAHSLLLDNRQRGGKVGVELLQPFQDQATGLWLLVNRGWLPWPDRRTPPQFTTPTDALSLDAWVYVSPGATFQLHADPSTSTWPKLLTAIDPNALWTALGREGFAYELRAEAGPATYQADWPVVATGPEKHIAYAVQWFAMSIALFGLYLYLGWHNAKEKHHGSGHESTQHV
- a CDS encoding twin transmembrane helix small protein; its protein translation is MLKAAIVLMLIATVVSLFSGLFFLVKDDSSSNRLVIALSVRVALAAITVGLIAWGFFSGQLVSHAPW
- a CDS encoding cytochrome c oxidase subunit 3 gives rise to the protein MATHEHYYVPAQSKWPIIATVGMFVTVFGLATWFNDLKAARPESHGPLIFFVGGLLLAYMLFGWFGTVIKESRGGLYSAQMDRSFRWGMSWFIFSEVMFFIAFFGALFYVRHVSGPALGGEGTKGLAHMLWPAFEWTWPLLNNPDSKLFPPPKEVISPWGLPLLNTVILVSSSVTVTIAHHALKKGHRGALKIWLALTVLLGVAFLGFQAEEYMHAYNELGLTLGSGIYGATFFMLTGFHGAHVTIGTIILFVMLMRVMRGHFDSEHQFGFEAASWYWHFVDVVWIGLFVFVYVL
- a CDS encoding cytochrome c oxidase assembly protein, which produces MADSISMKKLVTRLLLVVVAMFIFGFALVPIYDVMCKAFGINGKTAGQYEGEQTVDTSRQVRVQFLSTNSADMSWDFYPKHDELTANPGAVNEMIFIAHNPTDRPMSAQAVPSIAPSAAAAYFHKTECFCFTQQVLQPGQRIEMPVRFIVDRDMPKDVKHLTLSYTLFDITARHPPVAVNTGG